Proteins co-encoded in one Papaver somniferum cultivar HN1 chromosome 5, ASM357369v1, whole genome shotgun sequence genomic window:
- the LOC113282492 gene encoding LRR receptor-like serine/threonine-protein kinase, whose product MPVNSFHLLILVLLTSASLFTRVFSVNDQGEALLSWKMSLNGTVEVFKDWNQNDENPCSWFGVTCNINQQVSEFNISYVNLYSNVPSNLTSLSTSLNKLVLTGTNLTGSIPKEIGLLSELNLLDLSDNALTSEIPNELCNLFKLEKLLLNSNRLEGSIPKSIGKLSSLKWLVFYDNQLSGGIPTSIGDMKKLEILRGGGNKNLEGPLPKEIGNCSELVMLGLAETSISGFLPSSLGQLKQLQTLAIYTSLLSGQIPSEIGDCTELVSIYLYENSLTGSIPSRLGNLQNLQNLLLWQNNLVGVIPPELGNCNQLMVIDASMNSLTGSIPPSFGNLSNLLELQLSVNQVSGRLPPQLSNCQSLTHIELDNNQLTGNIPTEIGLLQNLTILFLWQNKMEGSIPVSLGLCKNLEAIDFSQNSLIGSIPKGIFQLKYLNKLLLLSNNLSGEIPAEIGECTSLIRFRANDNKITGPIPSGIGNLKNLNFLDLGSNRLVGNIPEEISGCRNLTFLDLHSNSFTGILPEKLHQLESLQLVDVSNNLVEGTLSSNVGSLSSLTKLVLSQNKFSGPIPSEVGSCSKLQLLDLSGNELSGEIPATLGKIPSLEIALNLSSNRLSGKIPQEFSSLEKLGILDISYNQLTGDLQFLSGLQNLVVLNISFNNFSGRVPYTPFFTKLPLSNLAGNPSLCFSGSHCSSDAGGASSRHSAAARIAMIVLLCAAAGLLMAAFYIIVREKRLRSRDDDTDGSHYDVDGDDDVEMCPPWEVTLYQKLDLSISDVARSLVAANIIGKGTSGIVYKAHIPSGLTIAVKKFRNSDKVSTAAFSSEIATLARIRHRNIVRLLGWGANRKSKLLFYDYLPNGTLGQLLHDHESTTSLVEWETRFKIALGVAEGLSYLHHDCVPPILHRDVKAHNILLGDRYEAVLADFGLARLVEDDNGSFSANPQFAGSYGYFAPEYGNMLKITEKSDVYSYGVVLLEIITGKKPVDPAFPEEQHIVQWVREHLKNKKDPAKILDPKLQGRPDPQIQEMLQALGISLLCASNRAEDRPTMKDVAALLREIRQEQPAGTENSKPGSCWKKQSTSSKEEESSYSSTAVTPASLLLLQGSSQNSSIGYSSASSGVVGVMSSHHLQPHERK is encoded by the exons ATGCCTGTAAATTCATTTCATTTGTTGATTCTCGTCTTGTTAACATCCGCGTCGTTATTCACCCGGGTGTTTTCTGTAAATGATCAAGGGGAAGCATTATTATCATGGAAGATGAGTTTAAACGGAACGGTAGAAGTGTTCAAAGATTGGAACCAAAATGATGAGAATCCATGTTCTTGGTTTGGTGTTACATGCAACATTAATCAACAAGTGAGTGAATTTAACATCAGTTACGTTAATTTATATAGTAATGTTCCAAGTAACTTAACTTCATTAAGTACTTCATTGAATAAGCTTGTATTAACAGGTACTAATCTAACTGGTTCAATTCCTAAAGAAATTGGTTTGTTAAGTGAATTGAATTTGTTAGATTTAAGTGATAATGCACTTACTAGTGAAATCCCTAATGAGTTATGTAATTTGTTTAAACTAGAAAAACTTCTTCTTAATTCCAATAGACTCGAAGGTTCGATACCGAAGAGTATCGGAAAGCTTTCGAGCTTGAAATGGTTAGTGTTTTATGATAATCAACTTAGTGGTGGAATTCCTACTTCTATTGGTGATATGAAGAAATTAGAGATTCTTAGAGGTGGTGGTAATAAAAATCTGGAAGGTCCACTGCCTAAAGAGATTGGTAATTGTAGTGAATTGGTTATGTTAGGATTGGCAGAAACTAGTATTTCCGGTTTCTTACCGTCTAGTCTCGGCCAACTCAAGCAACTTCAAACCTTAGCTATTTATACTTCTCTTTTATCCGGCCAGATTCCTTCGGAAATCGGTGATTGTACTGAATTGGTAAGCATATACTTATACGAGAATTCACTTACCGGTTCGATTCCTTCCCGGTTAGGAAATTTGCAGAATCTTCAAAACTTACTTCTATGGCAGAACAACTTAGTTGGAGTGATTCCACCGGAGCTTGGGAATTGTAATCAACTGATGGTAATTGACGCTTCTATGAATTCACTTACTGGGAGTATTCCTCCCAGTTTCGGGAATTTGAGTAATTTGTTGGAACTTCAGTTGAGTGTTAACCAAGTATCGGGACGATTACCGCCACAGCTTTCGAATTGTCAATCTCTGACTCATATTGAGCTTGATAATAATCAGTTAACGGGAAATATTCCGACGGAAATTGGGCTACTTCAGAATCTTACTATACTGTTTCTATGGCAAAATAAAATGGAAGGAAGCATTCCGGTCTCACTCGGTCTGTGCAAGAATCTTGAAGCGATTGATTTCTCTCAGAATTCATTAATAGGTTCGATTCCCAAAGGAATTTTTCAGTTGAAGTATTTGAATAAGCTACTTCTGTTATCAAATAATTTATCAGgtgaaattccagcagaaatcggCGAATGTACTTCTCTTATTCGATTCAGAGCTAATGATAACAAAATTACTGGGCCAATTCCTTCAGGGATCGGGAACTTGAAGAATCTTAATTTCTTAGATCTTGGATCGAATCGTTTGGTTGGTAACATACCGGAAGAAATCTCAGGTTGTCGGAATCTTACATTTCTTGATTTACATTCAAATTCATTTACCGGTATCCTACCGGAGAAGTTACATCAGCTTGAGTCACTTCAGTTGGTTGATGTTTCTAATAACTTAGTCGAAGGAACATTGAGTTCAAATGTTGGATCGCTGAGTTCACTCACTAAACTCGTTTTGAGTCAAAACAAGTTTTCTGGTCCGATTCCTTCTGAAGTTGGGTCTTGTTCAAAGCTTCAGTTACTTGATTTGAGTGGAAATGAGCTATCTGGTGAAATTCCAGCCACACTGGGTAAGATTCCTTCGTTGGAAATTGCATTGAATCTAAGCTCAAACAGATTATCAGGTAAGATACCTCAAGAATTTTCAAGTTTAGAGAAGCTTGGAATTCttgatatttcttataatcagtTGACAGGAGATTTACAATTTCTATCGGGCCTTCAAAACCTCGTGGTACTCAATATCTCATTCAACAATTTCTCTGGTCGTGTCCCTTACACGCCATTTTTCACAAAGCTTCCGTTAAGCAATCTAGCAGGAAATCCTTCCCTATGTTTCTCTGGTAGTCATTGTTCTTCAGATGCAGGTGGTGCCTCTTCAAGACACAGTGCAGCAGCTAgaatcgcaatgattgtgttattATGTGCGGCAGCGGGGTTACTTATGGCGGCATTCTACATCATCGTAAGAGAGAAAAGGCTGCGGAGTCGAGATGATGATACGGATGGTTCCCACTATGatgttgatggtgatgatgatgtggAAATGTGCCCACCCTGGGAAGTCACATTGTACCAGAAACTCGATTTATCAATCTCTGACGTGGCAAGAAGTTTAGTAGCCGCTAACATTATTGGTAAAGGAACTTCAGGAATTGTATACAAAGCGCATATTCCGTCTGGGTTAACGATTGCTGTTAAGAAATTTCGGAATTCTGATAAAGTTTCCACCGCAGCATTTTCTTCAGAAATTGCCACTTTGGCAAGAATAAGGCACAGGAATATTGTAAGATTATTAGGCTGGGGTGCAAACCGGAAATCGAAATTGTTGTTTTACGATTACTTGCCTAATGGGACACTGGGGCAACTACTGCATGATCACGAGTCCACAACAAGTTTAGTTGAATGGGAAACTAGGTTCAAGATTGCACTTGGTGTTGCTGAAGGTCTTTCTTATTTGCATCATGATTGTGTGCCTCCTATATTACACCGTGATGTCAAAGCTCATAATATATTACTAGGCGACCGGTATGAGGCTGTTTTGGCTGATTTTGGACTCGCCCGGTTAGTCGAAGATGATAATGGCTCCTTTTCTGCTAATCCTCAATTTGCTGGGTCTTATGGATATTTTGCCCCTG AGTATGGAAATATGCTAAAGATTACTGAAAAGAGTGACGTGTATAGTTATGGTGTTGTACTATTAGAGATCATAACAGGTAAGAAACCAGTTGATCCAGCATTTCCAGAAGAGCAACACATAGTACAATGGGTGCGAGAACATTTGAAGAACAAGAAGGATCCGGCAAAGATTTTGGACCCAAAACTCCAAGGTAGACCAGACCCACAAATACAAGAAATGCTTCAGGCATTAGGAATCTCATTACTATGTGCCAGCAACAGAGCTGAAGATAGACCCACAATGAAAGATGTGGCAGCATTGTTAAGAGAAATTAGACAAGAACAACCAGCGGGAACCGAAAATTCTAAACCCGGTTCATGTTGGAAAAAACAATCAACATCATCAAAAGAAGAGGAAAGTTCTTATTCTTCGACAGCAGTAACCCCAGCATCACTATTATTACTTCAAGGGTCTTCTCAAAATTCTTCAATTGGTTACTCTTCTGCTTCCTCAGGGGTTGTTGGTGTTATGTCTTCTCATCACCTACAACCTCATGAGAGAAAGTAG